The following proteins come from a genomic window of Novosphingobium aromaticivorans DSM 12444:
- a CDS encoding YdbH domain-containing protein has translation MADRFEMAESEEPPVSDAPRRRVRWRRVGVPALALVMAAGAGLWLGREQLADRVIAGQLRGYGLPATYEIESIGPGTQILRNVVVGDPQRPDLTVERVLVGIEYHLGTPTIGSVRLVRPRVYGQYLNGKLSFGSLDKVLFAPRDPNKPFALPRLDLAVEDGRGLILSDYGKVGLKLDGHGRLDDGFAGTLAAVAPRISGGNCTGEDASLFGRVSIREERPGFTGPLRLKSLSCEGGARSGAIVAQVDARADKGLGGVAGDATVRGQGLALTGATIETLALDTRLAWRENVLTGRVEANAGGVKTGGVSIGLLGVEGAVRAREGFRKAEFRGALEGEGLRRGKVLDAGLASAERSASGTLLAPMLAQLRQSLLREERGSRLSGEIALRRNGDGLSLVAPQAQLVGGSGASLLTLSRFQVATGGDDGPPRLAGNFATGGAGIPRIVGRMERGRAGQALFRLTMAPWRAGGGSLAIPEMMIAQVGDGSLGFSGTAQLSGAIPGGSVQNLVLPLNGAYGASGELALWKRCVTARFDRLVLGQMQVDGNRLGLCPPGGSAIVRNGAAGLRVAAGTPGLELTGRLGETSLAVKTGAVGFAWPGVLTARAVEVALGPADTATHLKLADLDARLGKDFTGSFGGVEAKLAAVPLDVSNAAGQWRYADGALVLSGVGFELTDRLDPARFERLRSEGATLALADNRIVANALLREAKSGREVATTVIRHDLGTGAGHADLKVDGLVFDKGFQPDDLTRLALGVVANVKGTVRGEGDIDWSARGVTSKGRFGTESMDLAAAFGPVKGLSGTLEFTDLLGMVTAPHQKLRVASVNPGIEVADGVVDLTLLPDQVLRLHEARWPFLGGTLTLEPTDLRLGVAEARRYTLTIVGLDAAKFVERMELGNLSATGTFDGQLPLVFDANGGRLEKGTLVSRPPGGNVSYVGALTYRDLSPMANFAFDALKSLDYRTMTIAIEGDLEGEIVTNVKFGGVKQGAGTKRNFITKQVANLPIQFNVNIRAPFYQLITSVKAMYDPAFIKDPRTLGLVDAQGRPIQRFGNGVRPGGAPVVVLPGEQRSIQPAESGNLP, from the coding sequence ATGGCAGATCGTTTCGAAATGGCGGAATCGGAAGAGCCGCCTGTCTCCGACGCGCCCCGGCGACGGGTCCGCTGGAGGCGGGTCGGCGTGCCCGCGCTCGCGCTGGTCATGGCTGCCGGAGCGGGTCTGTGGCTTGGCCGCGAGCAGCTTGCCGATCGCGTCATCGCGGGGCAGCTCCGTGGCTACGGCCTGCCTGCGACCTATGAAATCGAGAGCATCGGGCCCGGCACGCAGATCCTGCGCAACGTCGTCGTCGGCGATCCGCAGCGCCCGGACCTGACTGTCGAGCGCGTGCTGGTGGGGATCGAGTATCACCTTGGTACGCCCACCATCGGCTCGGTCCGGCTCGTCCGGCCAAGGGTTTACGGGCAATACCTGAACGGCAAGCTCAGCTTCGGCTCGCTTGACAAAGTGCTGTTCGCACCGCGCGATCCGAACAAGCCCTTCGCGCTGCCCAGGCTGGACCTGGCCGTCGAGGACGGGCGCGGACTGATCCTGTCGGACTACGGGAAGGTCGGGCTGAAGCTCGACGGACACGGGCGGCTGGACGATGGCTTCGCCGGAACGCTGGCCGCCGTCGCGCCGCGCATTTCCGGGGGCAACTGCACGGGCGAGGACGCAAGCCTGTTCGGCCGTGTCTCGATCCGCGAGGAGCGTCCGGGCTTTACTGGTCCCCTGCGGCTCAAAAGCCTGTCCTGCGAAGGCGGCGCGCGCAGCGGGGCCATCGTGGCGCAGGTCGACGCGCGTGCCGACAAGGGGCTTGGCGGCGTGGCCGGCGATGCCACCGTTCGCGGGCAGGGCCTGGCTCTTACTGGCGCAACGATCGAGACCCTGGCGCTCGATACCCGGCTCGCGTGGCGCGAGAACGTGCTGACGGGGCGGGTCGAGGCCAACGCCGGCGGCGTGAAGACCGGGGGCGTGAGCATCGGCCTGCTCGGTGTCGAGGGCGCGGTGCGGGCGCGCGAGGGCTTCCGCAAGGCGGAGTTTCGCGGCGCGCTCGAGGGCGAGGGGCTGCGGCGCGGCAAGGTGCTGGACGCAGGTCTTGCCAGTGCAGAGCGGAGCGCGAGCGGCACGCTGCTTGCGCCGATGCTCGCGCAATTGCGCCAGAGCCTGCTGCGCGAGGAGCGCGGCAGCAGGCTATCGGGCGAGATCGCGCTGCGCCGCAACGGCGATGGCTTGTCGCTGGTGGCGCCGCAGGCGCAACTCGTCGGCGGCAGCGGGGCATCCCTGCTGACGCTTTCGCGCTTCCAGGTGGCGACCGGCGGCGACGATGGCCCGCCGCGCCTCGCCGGGAACTTCGCGACCGGCGGCGCAGGCATCCCGCGCATCGTCGGCCGGATGGAGCGCGGGCGTGCCGGACAGGCGCTTTTCCGCCTGACGATGGCGCCGTGGCGCGCCGGCGGCGGCTCGCTCGCGATACCGGAGATGATGATCGCGCAGGTCGGCGACGGATCGCTCGGCTTTTCCGGAACCGCGCAGCTTTCCGGAGCGATACCGGGCGGTTCGGTGCAGAACCTCGTCCTGCCGCTCAACGGTGCCTATGGCGCCAGCGGCGAACTGGCGCTGTGGAAGCGCTGCGTGACCGCGCGGTTCGACCGGCTGGTGCTTGGCCAGATGCAGGTCGACGGCAACCGCCTCGGTCTTTGTCCGCCCGGCGGCTCGGCGATCGTCCGCAACGGCGCTGCGGGCCTGCGGGTCGCGGCGGGGACACCGGGGCTGGAACTCACTGGACGGCTTGGCGAGACGTCGCTTGCCGTGAAGACGGGTGCGGTGGGCTTTGCCTGGCCCGGCGTCCTGACCGCCAGGGCGGTGGAAGTGGCGCTTGGCCCGGCCGACACGGCGACCCACCTCAAGCTTGCCGATCTCGATGCTCGGCTGGGCAAGGACTTTACCGGAAGCTTCGGCGGGGTCGAGGCGAAGCTGGCGGCGGTTCCGCTCGACGTGAGCAATGCCGCCGGGCAGTGGCGCTATGCCGATGGCGCGCTTGTCCTTTCCGGCGTGGGCTTCGAGCTTACCGATCGGCTCGATCCGGCACGCTTCGAACGATTGCGGAGCGAGGGCGCGACGCTTGCGCTTGCCGACAATCGCATCGTCGCCAACGCCTTGCTGCGCGAAGCGAAGAGCGGGCGCGAAGTGGCGACGACCGTGATCCGCCACGATCTCGGAACCGGCGCCGGCCATGCCGACCTCAAGGTCGACGGCCTTGTGTTCGACAAGGGCTTCCAGCCGGATGACCTTACCCGGCTGGCGCTGGGCGTCGTGGCCAACGTCAAGGGCACCGTGCGCGGCGAAGGCGACATCGACTGGTCGGCGCGCGGCGTGACCAGCAAGGGGCGCTTCGGGACTGAAAGCATGGACCTTGCGGCAGCCTTCGGCCCGGTAAAGGGTCTTTCGGGCACGCTCGAGTTCACCGACCTTCTGGGCATGGTGACCGCCCCCCACCAGAAGCTGCGCGTCGCCTCTGTCAATCCGGGGATCGAAGTGGCGGACGGCGTCGTCGATCTCACGCTGCTGCCCGACCAGGTGCTGCGCCTGCATGAAGCGCGATGGCCGTTCCTGGGCGGCACGCTGACCCTCGAGCCGACCGACCTGCGACTCGGCGTGGCCGAAGCGCGGCGCTACACGCTCACCATCGTCGGTCTCGATGCGGCGAAGTTCGTCGAGAGGATGGAGCTGGGCAACCTTTCCGCCACCGGAACTTTCGACGGGCAGCTTCCGCTGGTGTTCGATGCGAACGGCGGGCGGCTGGAGAAGGGTACGCTGGTTTCCCGTCCGCCGGGAGGCAATGTCTCCTACGTCGGCGCGCTGACCTACAGGGACCTGTCTCCGATGGCGAACTTCGCGTTCGATGCGCTCAAGTCGCTCGACTACCGCACAATGACCATCGCCATCGAGGGCGATCTCGAGGGCGAGATCGTGACCAACGTGAAGTTCGGCGGGGTCAAGCAGGGCGCGGGCACGAAGCGCAACTTCATCACCAAGCAGGTCGCCAACCTGCCGATCCAGTTCAACGTCAACATCCGTGCGCCGTTCTACCAGCTCATCACTTCGGTGAAGGCGATGTACGACCCCGCCTTCATCAAGGACCCGCGCACGCTGGGCCTTGTCGATGCGCAGGGCCGACCCATCCAGCGGTTCGGGAACGGCGTGCGGCCCGGCGGGGCGCCGGTCGTGGTCCTGCCCGGAGAACAGCGCAGCATTCAGCCTGCAGAAAGCGGAAACCTGCCATGA
- a CDS encoding YnbE family lipoprotein, with the protein MKSTELTRSANPATILRMGRNGSQFGRRCLLALPLVAALATGGCISVKAPDKPIVIELNINIKQEVVYRLAADAGNTIENNPDIF; encoded by the coding sequence ATGAAGAGCACAGAATTGACCCGATCCGCGAACCCTGCGACGATCTTGCGCATGGGGAGAAACGGATCTCAATTCGGGCGGCGCTGCCTGCTGGCGCTGCCGTTGGTCGCGGCGCTCGCGACGGGGGGCTGCATTTCGGTCAAGGCACCGGACAAGCCCATCGTCATAGAGCTCAACATCAACATCAAGCAGGAGGTCGTGTACCGGCTCGCGGCAGACGCGGGCAACACGATCGAAAACAACCCGGACATCTTCTGA
- a CDS encoding GNAT family N-acetyltransferase, whose amino-acid sequence MIRFRLARLADVPRLRALVEASYRGDTSRQGWTTEADLLDDERTSDAELAATIQSPASRVLVAEIEGKLAGTVTITDLGNERAYLGMLCVDPALQAGGLGRALIADAEDTAVEAFGARVMEMTVIDARPELVAWYERRGYIRTDEVRPFALPGDYPFAMFVLERSLR is encoded by the coding sequence GTGATCCGGTTCCGGCTTGCACGTCTGGCCGATGTGCCGCGCCTGCGCGCACTGGTCGAAGCCAGCTATCGCGGGGACACATCGCGGCAGGGCTGGACGACCGAGGCCGATCTCCTCGACGACGAACGGACGAGCGACGCTGAACTTGCCGCCACGATCCAGTCGCCAGCCAGCCGCGTCCTGGTGGCCGAAATCGAAGGCAAGCTGGCCGGCACTGTCACCATCACCGATCTCGGGAACGAGCGCGCCTATCTCGGCATGCTCTGCGTCGATCCCGCGCTTCAGGCGGGAGGGCTCGGGCGCGCGCTCATCGCCGATGCAGAGGACACCGCCGTCGAGGCTTTCGGCGCGCGGGTCATGGAAATGACCGTGATCGACGCCCGCCCTGAACTCGTCGCCTGGTACGAACGGCGCGGCTACATCCGGACGGACGAAGTCCGGCCCTTCGCGTTGCCCGGCGACTATCCCTTCGCCATGTTCGTCCTGGAACGATCGCTGCGCTGA
- a CDS encoding DUF1049 domain-containing protein yields MRMLRTIFWVLVIAALAGFTAANWQPVEVRIWEGLLLETKLPALVIAAFLLGLVPTWLLYRATRWRLLRRITNLEASLTTRSAPSLSTTNLEAASPDAARGQNLKSDTP; encoded by the coding sequence ATGAGGATGCTGCGCACGATTTTCTGGGTGCTGGTCATTGCCGCGCTCGCGGGGTTCACCGCCGCGAACTGGCAACCGGTCGAAGTCCGCATATGGGAAGGCCTGCTTCTTGAAACGAAGCTGCCCGCGCTGGTCATCGCCGCGTTCCTGCTGGGGCTGGTCCCCACCTGGCTGCTCTACCGCGCCACGCGCTGGCGGCTGCTGCGCCGGATCACCAATCTCGAAGCGTCGCTGACCACCCGGTCGGCGCCGTCCCTCTCCACCACCAACCTCGAAGCCGCGAGCCCAGACGCTGCGAGGGGGCAGAACCTCAAGAGCGATACCCCGTGA
- the purB gene encoding adenylosuccinate lyase: MVPRYARPAMTAIWEPAARYRIWFEIEAYATEKLGELGVVPPSGAKALWDWWATNPAIDVAAIDAIEAVTKHDVIAFLDWVAQQVGPEARFMHQGMTSSDVLDTTLSVQLARASDILLADLDALLEAIKRRAFEHKYTPTIGRSHGIHAEPTTFGKKLAEAYAEFTRCRARLVAARAEVATCAISGAVGTFANIDPSVEEYVAEKLGLAVEPVSTQVIPRDRHAMFFATLGVIASSIERLAVEVRHLQRTEVLEAEEYFSPGQKGSSAMPHKRNPVLTENLTGLARMVRSAVTPALENVALWHERDISHSSVERFIGPDATITLDFALARLTSVVDKLVVYPERMQKNLDKMGGLVHSQRVLLALTQAGLERDTAYRLVQRNAMKVWESDGQLNLMELLKADPEVAAALTKEQIEEKFNLDYHFKAIDTIFDRVFGQA, encoded by the coding sequence ATGGTCCCCCGCTACGCCCGCCCCGCCATGACCGCGATCTGGGAGCCCGCAGCCCGCTATCGCATCTGGTTCGAGATCGAGGCCTATGCGACCGAGAAGCTCGGCGAACTCGGCGTCGTCCCGCCCAGCGGCGCGAAGGCGCTGTGGGACTGGTGGGCGACCAACCCCGCCATCGATGTCGCCGCGATCGACGCCATCGAGGCCGTGACCAAGCACGACGTCATCGCCTTCCTCGACTGGGTGGCCCAGCAGGTCGGCCCCGAAGCGCGCTTCATGCACCAGGGCATGACCAGCTCCGACGTGCTCGACACCACGCTCAGCGTCCAGCTCGCCCGCGCTTCGGACATCCTGCTGGCCGATCTTGACGCCCTGCTCGAAGCGATCAAGCGCCGCGCGTTCGAACACAAGTACACGCCGACCATCGGGCGCAGCCACGGCATCCACGCCGAACCGACGACCTTCGGCAAGAAGCTCGCCGAAGCCTATGCCGAGTTCACCCGTTGCCGCGCCCGCCTTGTCGCGGCGCGCGCCGAAGTGGCGACCTGCGCGATCTCGGGCGCGGTCGGCACCTTCGCCAACATCGATCCTTCGGTCGAGGAATACGTCGCCGAGAAGCTCGGCCTGGCGGTCGAACCGGTATCGACCCAGGTCATCCCGCGTGATCGCCACGCGATGTTCTTCGCGACGCTCGGCGTGATCGCCAGCTCGATCGAACGCCTCGCCGTCGAGGTTCGCCACCTCCAGCGCACCGAAGTGCTCGAGGCCGAGGAATACTTCTCGCCCGGCCAGAAGGGCTCGTCGGCCATGCCGCACAAGCGCAACCCGGTGCTGACCGAAAACCTCACCGGCCTTGCCCGCATGGTCCGCTCCGCCGTGACCCCCGCGCTGGAAAACGTGGCGCTGTGGCACGAGCGCGACATCTCTCACTCGTCGGTCGAACGCTTCATCGGGCCCGATGCCACGATCACGCTCGACTTCGCTCTCGCGCGGCTGACCTCGGTGGTCGACAAGCTCGTCGTCTATCCCGAGCGGATGCAGAAGAACCTCGACAAGATGGGCGGCCTCGTCCACTCGCAGCGCGTTCTCCTGGCCCTTACCCAGGCCGGTCTGGAACGCGACACCGCCTACCGCCTGGTCCAGCGCAACGCGATGAAGGTCTGGGAATCGGACGGCCAGCTCAACCTCATGGAACTGCTCAAGGCCGATCCCGAAGTCGCCGCCGCGCTGACGAAGGAACAGATCGAGGAGAAGTTCAACCTCGACTACCACTTCAAGGCGATCGACACGATCTTCGACCGCGTCTTCGGCCAGGCCTGA
- a CDS encoding entericidin A/B family lipoprotein: MVRKVLVIAALGLSVVLAGCNTVKGLGRDIESVGDAGSKAI; the protein is encoded by the coding sequence ATGGTTCGCAAGGTTCTGGTCATCGCCGCGCTGGGCCTGTCGGTGGTCCTTGCCGGATGCAACACCGTGAAGGGCCTTGGCCGCGACATCGAGTCCGTGGGCGACGCGGGTTCGAAGGCGATCTGA
- a CDS encoding YdbL family protein yields MVRMKTVSMRRTLAAVAAAGLVAGALSAPAFAQSRDPAYAAARAGGQVGEKMDGYLGYVVPPSPTLRAVVEDINIKRKAVYAEKAQANKATVEEYALTSGCLLIAQTKPGEKYQAPDGSWQTRGNGPPLRDSRCP; encoded by the coding sequence ATGGTCAGGATGAAGACGGTTTCCATGCGCAGGACACTTGCAGCGGTTGCGGCAGCCGGCCTGGTCGCGGGGGCGCTTTCGGCGCCGGCCTTCGCGCAGTCGCGCGATCCGGCCTATGCGGCCGCACGCGCCGGCGGGCAGGTGGGCGAGAAGATGGACGGCTATCTGGGCTATGTCGTCCCGCCCAGCCCGACGCTGCGCGCGGTGGTCGAGGACATCAACATCAAGCGCAAGGCGGTCTATGCCGAAAAGGCGCAGGCCAACAAGGCGACGGTCGAGGAATACGCGCTCACCTCCGGTTGCCTGCTCATCGCGCAGACCAAGCCGGGCGAAAAGTACCAGGCGCCGGACGGGTCCTGGCAGACGCGCGGCAACGGTCCTCCGCTGCGCGATTCGCGGTGCCCGTGA
- a CDS encoding SIMPL domain-containing protein — translation MKRTFLLAAAAASLFPLAASAQQVSSGPVVAAGNTLLSIAAEGKSARAPDLAVFNAGVTTQAKTAGAALSENADRMNAVIAALKKAGIAERDIQTSNLSVNPVYGQPRRLPDGSFEQQDPVIIGYQATNQVSVRQRKLDQYGKVIDTLVAAGANQVHGPSFQIDSPDGAMDEARIEAMKKARARADLYAKAAGLRVVRILSISENAGWAPPQPPIVFARAEMMSAPKAPSPVAAGELEMTVTVNVSYELAP, via the coding sequence ATGAAGCGCACTTTCCTCCTCGCCGCCGCAGCCGCGAGCCTTTTCCCGCTCGCCGCGAGCGCGCAGCAGGTTTCCTCGGGCCCGGTCGTCGCCGCCGGCAACACGCTGCTCAGCATCGCGGCAGAGGGCAAGTCGGCCCGCGCGCCCGATCTCGCCGTCTTCAATGCCGGCGTCACCACCCAGGCGAAGACCGCGGGCGCCGCGCTTTCCGAAAATGCCGATCGGATGAACGCGGTCATCGCCGCACTCAAGAAGGCAGGCATCGCCGAGCGCGACATCCAGACCAGCAACCTCTCGGTCAATCCGGTCTACGGCCAGCCGCGCCGCCTGCCCGATGGCTCCTTCGAACAGCAGGACCCGGTCATCATCGGCTACCAGGCGACGAACCAGGTCTCGGTGCGCCAGCGCAAGCTCGACCAGTACGGCAAGGTGATCGACACTCTCGTCGCGGCCGGTGCCAACCAGGTCCACGGCCCCAGCTTCCAGATCGACAGCCCCGACGGCGCGATGGACGAAGCGCGGATCGAGGCAATGAAGAAGGCGCGCGCGCGCGCAGACCTCTATGCCAAGGCGGCGGGCCTGCGCGTCGTGCGCATCCTCTCGATCAGCGAGAATGCAGGCTGGGCGCCGCCCCAGCCGCCCATCGTCTTCGCTCGCGCCGAGATGATGTCCGCTCCCAAGGCCCCCTCGCCGGTCGCCGCTGGCGAACTCGAAATGACGGTGACGGTGAACGTCTCCTACGAACTGGCCCCCTGA
- a CDS encoding acyltransferase family protein encodes MQHRREIEGLRAVAVIPVVLFHAGVGGLSGGFAGVDVFFVISGYLIASTILDQTAQGRFSLRQFYERRARRILPALLPVLAASAVLAWLLLVPEDFRKFAQALGATATFGANFLFARRTGYFDDDEGFRPLLHMWSLSVEEQFYLLFPLLMLALRHIGRARLALALAGLGLLSFTLMQALRPIDPALSFYMLPTRAWELLAGATCAALPLPARQDGRLATAGLALVAAGFVAASPASAPDWTLLLPVIGTALILLHAGPANLAGRALAWRPLTAIGAASYGIYLWHAPLLAFLRYAWLGEPPPLLLSGAIALAFALGFASLRLIEMPVRQSLALRRPSHLAMVCAGGLALALAAGAAGHFGRLEPRSATLRNKLGGAPSALPYPASSIPSPGRPVPYILYGDSHARQYSSALREAFGEGAMLTASGCLALPGMSNMAVAAEEAKECEALPAELARLVARRGIGTVVWAQRWDRNLFSSGSHLPLGRTSAEGRAAFLAGLDRLRGALPPGTRMVLVGNVPTAAPAGPGMAGGYLRCRAYVNATCPTSYPRALAEGHAINPVLAAYAERHADVTFFDPASALCHGGACDILVGGDLLYSDHTHLTVGGSRRVVGRMKQVLPAL; translated from the coding sequence TTGCAACATCGTCGCGAAATCGAAGGACTGCGCGCCGTTGCCGTGATCCCGGTGGTTCTCTTCCACGCGGGCGTGGGCGGGCTCTCGGGCGGCTTCGCCGGGGTCGATGTGTTCTTCGTGATCAGCGGCTACCTGATCGCTTCGACGATCCTCGACCAGACGGCGCAAGGCCGCTTCTCGCTTCGCCAGTTCTACGAAAGACGCGCCCGGCGCATCCTTCCCGCGCTCCTGCCGGTCCTCGCGGCAAGCGCGGTTCTGGCGTGGCTGCTGCTCGTCCCCGAGGACTTCCGCAAGTTCGCGCAGGCCCTGGGCGCCACCGCCACCTTCGGCGCCAATTTCCTGTTCGCCCGGCGCACCGGCTATTTCGACGACGACGAAGGCTTCCGTCCACTGCTGCACATGTGGAGCCTGTCGGTGGAGGAACAGTTCTACCTGCTGTTCCCCCTGCTCATGCTGGCATTGCGGCACATCGGGCGCGCTCGCCTGGCCTTGGCCCTCGCAGGGCTGGGCTTGCTGTCGTTCACGCTGATGCAGGCGCTGCGCCCGATCGACCCTGCGCTGTCCTTCTACATGCTGCCCACCCGCGCGTGGGAGCTTCTGGCGGGCGCGACCTGCGCCGCCCTGCCCTTGCCCGCCCGGCAGGATGGACGCCTTGCCACCGCCGGACTTGCGCTCGTCGCCGCAGGGTTCGTCGCCGCAAGCCCCGCCTCAGCGCCGGACTGGACGCTGCTCCTTCCGGTTATCGGCACCGCGCTCATCCTGCTGCACGCGGGGCCGGCGAACCTCGCCGGCCGGGCGCTCGCATGGCGCCCGCTCACCGCCATCGGCGCGGCGTCCTATGGCATATACCTTTGGCACGCCCCGCTGCTCGCGTTCCTGCGCTACGCATGGCTGGGCGAGCCGCCGCCGCTACTTCTTTCGGGAGCCATCGCGCTGGCCTTTGCACTTGGCTTCGCGTCACTGCGCCTGATCGAGATGCCCGTCCGCCAGAGCTTGGCCCTGCGCCGTCCCTCGCACCTGGCCATGGTCTGCGCGGGCGGCCTGGCCCTTGCCCTCGCGGCAGGCGCGGCAGGCCATTTCGGCCGCCTCGAACCCCGAAGCGCGACCCTGCGCAACAAGCTGGGCGGCGCGCCGTCCGCCCTCCCCTATCCCGCCAGCAGCATTCCGTCGCCCGGCAGGCCGGTTCCTTACATCCTCTATGGCGACAGCCACGCGCGCCAGTATTCCAGCGCCCTGCGCGAAGCTTTCGGCGAAGGCGCGATGCTCACCGCCTCGGGCTGCCTCGCCCTTCCCGGCATGAGCAACATGGCCGTCGCCGCCGAGGAGGCGAAGGAATGCGAAGCCCTGCCGGCCGAACTCGCCCGCCTTGTCGCCCGGCGCGGAATAGGCACTGTGGTTTGGGCACAACGCTGGGACCGAAACCTGTTCTCGTCGGGCTCACACCTCCCCCTCGGTCGCACTTCCGCCGAGGGGCGCGCGGCTTTCCTCGCCGGGCTGGATCGGCTGCGCGGCGCATTGCCGCCCGGCACCCGCATGGTCCTTGTCGGCAACGTCCCCACCGCCGCACCCGCAGGTCCGGGCATGGCGGGCGGCTACCTGCGCTGCCGCGCATACGTCAACGCGACGTGCCCCACCTCGTATCCGCGCGCGCTTGCCGAAGGCCATGCGATCAACCCGGTGCTGGCCGCCTATGCCGAGCGTCATGCGGACGTCACCTTCTTCGACCCGGCCAGCGCCCTGTGCCACGGCGGTGCGTGCGATATTCTTGTCGGCGGCGACCTCCTCTATTCCGACCACACCCATCTTACGGTGGGCGGCTCGCGCCGCGTGGTCGGCCGCATGAAGCAGGTGCTTCCGGCGCTCTGA
- the pyrF gene encoding orotidine-5'-phosphate decarboxylase has product MSNPIYLALDLPRLDAAVALAQKVKGHVGGLKLGLEFFCAHGHHGVHEVAKVGLPIFLDLKLHDIPNTVAGAMQSIHVLEPAIVTIHAGGGRAMMEDAKAAAGEHTKVVAVTVLTSLDDADMSTMGVGGSAYDQAIRLADLAQEAGLDGIVCSGHEVGAIHKRWKNGFFVVPGLRPAEGKLGDQKRAVTPRAARDAGASVLVIGRPISRAEDPVAAARAIEATL; this is encoded by the coding sequence GTGAGCAACCCGATCTACCTCGCCCTCGACCTTCCCCGCCTCGACGCGGCCGTCGCGCTCGCCCAGAAGGTCAAGGGCCATGTCGGAGGCCTCAAGCTCGGCCTCGAATTCTTCTGCGCCCATGGCCACCACGGCGTCCACGAAGTCGCCAAGGTCGGCCTGCCGATCTTCCTCGACCTGAAACTGCACGACATTCCCAACACCGTCGCGGGCGCCATGCAGTCGATCCACGTCCTCGAGCCCGCCATCGTCACCATTCACGCCGGTGGTGGCCGCGCGATGATGGAAGACGCCAAGGCCGCCGCGGGCGAGCATACCAAGGTCGTCGCAGTCACCGTCCTCACCAGCCTCGACGATGCCGACATGAGCACGATGGGCGTCGGCGGCTCTGCCTACGACCAGGCCATACGCCTTGCCGACCTGGCCCAGGAGGCCGGGCTCGACGGTATCGTCTGTTCCGGCCACGAAGTCGGCGCGATCCACAAGCGCTGGAAGAACGGCTTCTTCGTCGTGCCGGGCCTGCGCCCCGCCGAAGGCAAGCTGGGCGACCAGAAGCGTGCCGTCACGCCGCGCGCCGCGCGCGATGCGGGGGCCAGCGTTCTCGTCATCGGCCGGCCGATCAGCCGCGCCGAAGATCCGGTCGCTGCGGCCCGCGCGATCGAAGCCACGCTCTGA
- the radC gene encoding RadC family protein → MTDQTRLFPEQEPGKGTRTDFDGADPSGHRARLRKRLMAGGEDALADHEVIEYLLMVARPRIDTKPIARSLVQRFGSLAGVLNADPQALALHPNMGETSAAALRIVALAARRLARTVVREQPILSNWQALLDYLHIDMAHLTVERVRVLYLNSQNMLILDHLVSEGTLDESPIYTREVIRKAMDVGAAAMILVHNHPSGSPKPSRADIQVTQKVMEAARLMGMTVHDHIVIGREGHTSLKAQGLI, encoded by the coding sequence ATGACCGATCAAACCCGACTCTTTCCTGAACAGGAACCCGGCAAGGGGACGCGAACCGATTTCGACGGAGCGGACCCCAGCGGCCATCGCGCGCGCCTGCGCAAACGGCTGATGGCCGGCGGCGAGGATGCCCTGGCCGACCATGAGGTGATCGAATACCTGCTCATGGTGGCACGGCCGCGCATCGACACCAAGCCCATCGCCCGCTCGCTCGTCCAACGTTTCGGCAGCCTTGCCGGCGTGCTCAATGCCGATCCGCAGGCGCTGGCGCTCCACCCCAACATGGGCGAGACAAGCGCCGCCGCGCTCCGGATCGTAGCGCTCGCCGCCCGCAGGCTCGCCCGCACCGTGGTGCGCGAACAGCCGATCTTGTCCAACTGGCAGGCGCTGCTCGATTACCTGCACATCGACATGGCGCACCTGACGGTGGAACGCGTGCGGGTGCTCTACCTGAATTCCCAGAACATGCTGATCCTGGACCATCTGGTCAGCGAGGGCACGCTGGACGAAAGCCCGATCTACACGCGCGAGGTCATCCGCAAGGCGATGGACGTTGGCGCCGCGGCGATGATCCTCGTCCACAACCACCCGTCAGGCTCGCCCAAGCCCAGCCGCGCCGACATCCAGGTGACCCAGAAGGTGATGGAAGCCGCGCGGCTGATGGGCATGACGGTGCACGATCACATCGTGATCGGGCGCGAGGGCCACACCTCGCTCAAGGCCCAGGGACTTATCTGA
- a CDS encoding AtpZ/AtpI family protein, producing MNDEPTGTEPIGEDARIEALDKRLKALREQEEERNRPKAGGETDANYRMGNRVLAELIGGLVGGAFIGWVIDQFAGTSPWGLLVMLFMGVVVAFRNIIRISSRRPE from the coding sequence ATGAATGACGAACCCACCGGGACAGAGCCTATCGGCGAGGACGCGCGGATCGAAGCGCTCGACAAGCGGCTGAAAGCCCTTCGCGAGCAGGAAGAGGAGCGCAACCGGCCAAAGGCAGGCGGTGAAACCGATGCGAACTATCGCATGGGCAACCGCGTGCTGGCGGAGCTGATCGGCGGCCTTGTTGGCGGCGCGTTCATTGGCTGGGTCATCGACCAGTTTGCCGGGACGAGCCCCTGGGGTCTTCTTGTGATGCTGTTCATGGGGGTCGTCGTGGCGTTCCGGAACATCATCCGAATTTCGAGCCGGCGCCCCGAATAA